AATATATTTACTTCCGCTGTTTTCAACGCATCCAACAAACCATCCGTTAACATCGTTTCCGTTTATGTTTCCCGTTCCTGTCTTTCCATACAATATGTTTTCGCCGTTTTCAGATATTTTGATAGAATTAATAACGTCGCCGATATTCCTTTCATCAAAATCCATATCGTAATCAAAAAGCTTTTTAAGCAGATCAACTTGTTCAAACGGCGATATTTTCAAAGAAGATTCAGCCCAAAATTCATCTTCTCCTCCGGAAAAATCGCAGTTTCCGTATCCGATTTTTCCAAAATACCTTTTAACATTTTCAAAACCAAGCCTTTTGTTAAGCTCTTCAAAATACCAATTTACAGAATTTTTCATTGCCGAATTCAAATCCTGATCCTTATTCCATTCTTCAAAATAATTAAGTTTCCCATCCCATTTAATATCCGAATTTTTGCCTTCTATTACGCCGCTTTCAAGGGCAAAAAGCGCACTATATATTTTATAGGTTGAATTGGGCGAAACTCTTTTTCTTGCCGTTTCTTCATTATACACAGTGTAAGTTTCATCATCGGCGCTGTACATCACAAAAGCGCCTTCATCAAACCCGGTAAAATATGCGCTTAAATCGTCATTCACAATATTTCCCGATTTGCTTTCAGAAACGCTGTCCATGGCCATGACAGATATGCTTGAGGCCTGTGATATTATTAAGACAAACATAGCAATAAAAGCCGCCGCATTTTTAATCCTGCATGAAAAAGTGGTTTTTGTAAAATACGCTATGGCTTCAATCCTTTTATATATTTCCGGCCTGTTTCCGCCCATATCGGCGGCGAAATTAAAAGAAATTTTTCCGGGTATACGTTCGATAAAATTAATAATAGTCATTCCATAATCGGCATAATTATCTTCCGAAATTATGTTCAAAACGGCCCTGTCGCAAACAATTTCCCTTTCAGTTTTCATTTTCTTAAACGCAATCCAAACGGCAGGATTAAACCAATATATAATCTCAAACATACAAATTATATAATTGATTAGGACGTCCCTGTTTTTATAATGGCTTAATTCATGGTATAGAACAAACTTTAATTCATCATTTGACAATTTATTTTTCATTTTTAAAGGCAGCGATATAAAAGGCGAAATAATGCCGAATATCATCGGTGAACCTACCATTGACCAGCCTATTTTTATTTCACGGCTAATATTAAAAGTATTTTTACATTCATTTAAAACATTATATACTGTTTCATCAGCTTCTTCTGAATTTTTTCTTATATTGTCAAGTTTTTTAAGCGAAACGGCCATAACATAGCAAACAGCCGCCGCACCTATTGCCCATAAGGCTATAAAAAACGGCGCAAAATCCAATGTATCAGCCCTATTAACGGGAACCGAAAAATCTTTTAAAACGCTTTCAATTCCGACAGCCGCCGCGCTTACGCCGGTTTGCGAATACTGCATATTATTTATCCCGAAATCAAATATGTCGGGCGTTTCAAATCCAAACATTCCGTAAGGCAAAAACGGCAGTAAAAGTATAATAAAAAGAAGATATCCCATTATATACTGCCCTTCAGCCGATATATGATTTTTAAGGATCTTTTTAGCAGCCAAAAGGCCGAATATCATAAGAGTGACAATAAAAATGCTCTCAATATATCTCGTTTCAAAAAAACATACCATATTATTTTGCACCTTTCTTCCTGCTCTCAAGTATCTTTTTCAATTCATTAATATCATTATCGCTTAATTTGTCTTGTTCTATGAAGTTAAGCACCATGGAATTTAATGCTCCGTTATAAAATTTTTTCAGAAACGAACTGCTTTCATGAGTCAAATACTCATTTTCTTCAACAAGCGGAACATAAACAAAAACACGGCTATGCTTTTCATATCCCAAAGCCCCTTTTTTAACAAGCCTCGAAAGCAATGTCTGTATTGTTTTAGGGCTCCAGTCGGATTGTCCCTCGAACTTTTTTACAACATCGTTTGTGCTTATCGGGGCACACTCCCAAATTACTTTCATAATTTCATATTCGGCTTCTGATATTTTAGGCATTTCCTTCAAAACATTCATCTCCTACATATGTAATAATATAATTATATCATTAAAAAATTATATGTCAATTTCTTTTAAAGTATTGACATTATATCTTACAAGTGTAATACTTAATTAGTCTTACAAATGTAATAATTAGATTGAGGTGATATAATGAAACTTAAACTTAATATAACGGCAGCCATATTTATAATTATATTTGCAGCCCTTTTAAGCCGTGTTGCATACTTTAAAATCTGCTACAGAAATGAGTATGAAACACGGTCGAAGCTCCAAAGCCTTGGAGGGTTTGACAAAACAATCCCGGCGCGGCGCGGGGAAATACTTGATAGGAACTCAGTTAAGCTTGCCGTCAGTGTACCGGTCTATAGCGTAATACTTGAGCCTGTTACAATTTCACAATTAAACGACAAAGAACAAATCAAAATATTTAATTTACTTGAGAAAACATTGCCACTAGAAAACGGCAGTCTTGAAAATATACTGTCAAAAGACAGCGAAGGAAATTTAATTAATAACACATATTATTATCCCGTTGCAAAAAATGTGTCCTACGATAAAGCTACGGAAATTGAAAACCAAAATCTTACAGGAGTTTGGCTTGAAGAAAAGCAGAAACGCAAGTACCCTTTCGGTTCTCTTGCCGCGCATGTTATAGGCTTCGTAAAGGGAGAAAATATCTCCGGCCTTGAGAAAATATACAACTCAGCCCTTGAAGGATATGACGGAAGGCAGTTCAGAATAATTGAAGGCTCTAAAACAATACCCCAGAACTACAGCCCAAAAAACGGTTTTTCCATTGTAACTACAATAGATCAAAACATACAAAAAATTGCCGAAAACGGTGTAAGAAACGCTATGGAAGAGTTTCCTTGCGAAACCGCCTCCGTAATTATAATGAATCCAAACACCGGAGAGATTTTGGCAATGGCAGACTCAAACCAGTTTGATTTGAATAACCCATCAAAACCAAACAATGTATCCGAAGAAAATTTTTATAATATGCCTTATGAAAAACAGTCGGAATACTTAAACAACATGTGGAAAAATTTCAATGTCACAAACACTTTTGAACCAGGATCGATATTTAAGCCAATGGTAATTGCCGCCGCGCTTGATGAAGGGATAATAACGCCGGAATCGACGTTTTATTGTAACGGCTATAAACAGGTTGAGGACAGAAAAATACATTGCATAAGACGCAGCGGTCATGGCTCCGAAACTCTCGAAGAGGTAATATCAAATTCCTGTAATTCGGCAATGATGGACATTGTCGAAATCATGGGCAATAGTATATTTTACAAGTATCAAACTGATTTCGGCTTCGGTGAAAAAACGGGAATAGACCTTCCTCATGAGGAAAGCTGCATAAACTTGTTATATAAATGTGAAGAATTGGGTCCCGTTGAACTTGCGACAAGCTCTTTCGGCCAGTCGTTCAACTGCACGCCCATTCAGGCTATAACCGCATTTTCCGTACTTGCAAGCGGAGGCAGTCTTATGAAACCGTATGTTGTTTCAAAAGTAGTTGACGAATATGGAAACGCCGTACTCGAAAATAAACCTCAGACCGTCAGAAAAGTTATTTCAAAGGAATCCTGCGCAATCGTAAATAAATATCTTCAATCGGTAATAGATAGCGGCACCGGAAAAAAAGCAAAGATAGACGGGTATTATATAGCCGGAAAATCAGGAACCGGCGAACAGGGAAAGCGCGGCGATGATTTGTACACAATAACGTTTGCGGGATTTTTGCCTGCCGAAAATCCTAAAGTTGCCGCCCTGGTTGTAATCGACAAACCGTTTGAATATTCCGACGGCGTTACAACGGCCGCTCCCGCATTCAGGGAAGTAATGCTCGGCCTGATTGATTATATGGAAATACCCCCGTCTGTAAAAATGCCGGAATCAGAAAACTCCGCCGGTATATCCCTTAAAGATTTCACAGGCTTACCTCTGGACGAAGCTTTGGAATATATCAATAAAAACGGACTTAAACATAAAATTGTAGGCAACGGAAACACCGTTGCAAACCAATTCCCGAAAGAAGGTACGTTGGTCAACAATAATACGGAAATATTAATATACGTATCTTAATTAAATCAAAATTTTTACAGCCGTCTAATCTCACACAAATTACCGACGTACAAAAATAGCCCTCCGAAAATATTTACGGAGGGCTATTATTAATCCTGAATTTTGCTTTTACAAAATTATCTCCGGTTATCTTTTAACCCCTTAAAAGATTTAGAAATTGTTTTTAAAACACTTATAATTATATTGATCTTCCGTATTATCAAGTACGGCAAACACAACTTTTTTAAAAAAAGAGCCGTTTCCTTCCAAACTGCTGTCCACATATTCAAACGCCTTTTTGAAAAGGCGTGAGATAACATCGGCATCATTTGCAAATGCCCCGCATCCCCATGCTCCTAAAACAAGATATTCGTATTTTTTAGAAACTGCAATTCGAAGCATTCCCAAAATACGGTTAAAAATAAGTTTTTCAAGTTCTTCCTCTTCAATATTTTGCAACCCTTCTATCGCTATCGGAGCTGTAGCGGTCAAAACGGATACAATCTTCGTATCGTCGAGCAGTTCCATATTTTCCCCTCGGATAATTTCTACATTCGGAGAAACGGCCATATAGTCCGAAGCAGTAAAAGACATGTTGTTTCTGTTGTACTCATACATGCTTCTTGCGCCCTTACCCAAAAGCGAAATTAAAAGCGTACTTCTCCTGCACAGATCCTCTTCCTGCCCTTTTTCGCCAAACAGCACTCCTCCGCCCGGATATATGGGGCTTGCAAAATTTAAGACAAGAACATTATTTGCATTTTTATCAGACTTAAACAAATCACTGTCTATAACATCCAAAGCAACTTCAAATGAATCTTTATTCTCAACAGAAAATTGGCATCTTTCCGATGAAATAGGGTTTTGATAAACTGGATAGTTAATCAGCCTATTAACTTTCTCGTTTGAATAAACTGTACTTTCAGTTATTTGGTCTTTTTTTAATTTCAATTTCACTGTTTTCCCATTAATTTCATATGAACCATTTAAAATTATCGCCAACGTTTCATTAATAAGCTTAATATTGCCCGAAATAAATTCTTTCATATAGACATACCATCCCAGTTTAAATTAAATTTTTAATTATAATATGCAGTATCGGTATATTTCCGATTAAATGCTTTTTTAGTTTGCATAGTGATATTCCGTTACAGTTTCAACGCTTCCGCTTCCGTATGAAACAGTAATCGTATATTTCATTCTGTAGTCTCCGTCAGGATCTACAACTGTATATCCATTATACGACATATCCCTTACTTTTTCAGAACGGGTATCAGAATAAATGCTTACCCATTCTCCGTTTCGCCATTCTTCAATCTCTCCTCTTACACGGATTTTATATCCAGAAGTTGTAAATATCTGCGCGCCGTATTCAGCCCTTCCGCTCGGAAGCACTTCAAAGCTTGTTATAATCATCTGTATGTCTTTATACCTCGGATCGACATGCTTTATAACAGTTGAAGTATTTTGATTTGCCGCAGCATAAACCGGGGCTATGCTGCCCATGCACATCGTCAAAGCCAATAAAATCAAACCGAATTTCTTTTTCACAATAACTCTCTCCTCATTAATAAAAATTGTATTTTTGAACGCGTTCTATATTTAAACTCCAAAAAGTCGTATTTTTTTACAAAAAATATAAAAAAATATAAAAAATCCGGTTTCTGCTATTATTAATAACAGAAACCGGTCTTTTATTTGCTGTCCATACGTTTTAAGCTTTCAGCCGCTTTAACAAGCTCATCCCTGTCCAAGCCGCCCAATAAACTATATAAATACCTTTCGTCATCCCAAACAAGTATATTTCTTTCACCGTTTTCAACTATGTATGCTTCTTTGCCGTTTACGCTCACAGTTTTAATTTTTGAATTTTCATTATCAATGTTAACGCCGCTTTCTATATTTCTGCTTTGCATAAATATAACTGTATCGGCGCCGTTTTTATAGTATATGTATATAACATTATCATCAATACTGTATTTGTCAACTTTGTAACCGGGCGGCATATACTGCGGCAAACTTATGTAATCCCATCCTACGGGTATTTCCTCAAAGTTATAGTTCAAAGTGTTTTCTCCGAATGAAATTTTTGTACTGTCGTTATCTTCAATAAAATATTTCGTTATAAACCTGAATTTATCAGCGTCTATACTGCTTATAAACTGTATATTGAAAATCAATATAAGCGAAATAACAGCTGCAAATTTCACCGTACGATTTTTGTACCATACGCCCTTTGAAATCGAATTTTCCTTTATTATCTTTTTTATTTTCTTTTCAAAACCTTTTGAATACTCGGGCTGCGGAATTGCGTTAAGTTCGTTTTCGTATTTCTCGCCGCACTTTTCAACATATTCTCCC
Above is a window of Anaerotignum faecicola DNA encoding:
- a CDS encoding BlaI/MecI/CopY family transcriptional regulator → MKEMPKISEAEYEIMKVIWECAPISTNDVVKKFEGQSDWSPKTIQTLLSRLVKKGALGYEKHSRVFVYVPLVEENEYLTHESSSFLKKFYNGALNSMVLNFIEQDKLSDNDINELKKILESRKKGAK
- a CDS encoding DUF4367 domain-containing protein — translated: MSEINKDDDMFEEMLAKALGEYVEKCGEKYENELNAIPQPEYSKGFEKKIKKIIKENSISKGVWYKNRTVKFAAVISLILIFNIQFISSIDADKFRFITKYFIEDNDSTKISFGENTLNYNFEEIPVGWDYISLPQYMPPGYKVDKYSIDDNVIYIYYKNGADTVIFMQSRNIESGVNIDNENSKIKTVSVNGKEAYIVENGERNILVWDDERYLYSLLGGLDRDELVKAAESLKRMDSK
- a CDS encoding TIGR02452 family protein, which encodes MKEFISGNIKLINETLAIILNGSYEINGKTVKLKLKKDQITESTVYSNEKVNRLINYPVYQNPISSERCQFSVENKDSFEVALDVIDSDLFKSDKNANNVLVLNFASPIYPGGGVLFGEKGQEEDLCRRSTLLISLLGKGARSMYEYNRNNMSFTASDYMAVSPNVEIIRGENMELLDDTKIVSVLTATAPIAIEGLQNIEEEELEKLIFNRILGMLRIAVSKKYEYLVLGAWGCGAFANDADVISRLFKKAFEYVDSSLEGNGSFFKKVVFAVLDNTEDQYNYKCFKNNF
- a CDS encoding BlaR1 family beta-lactam sensor/signal transducer; its protein translation is MVCFFETRYIESIFIVTLMIFGLLAAKKILKNHISAEGQYIMGYLLFIILLLPFLPYGMFGFETPDIFDFGINNMQYSQTGVSAAAVGIESVLKDFSVPVNRADTLDFAPFFIALWAIGAAAVCYVMAVSLKKLDNIRKNSEEADETVYNVLNECKNTFNISREIKIGWSMVGSPMIFGIISPFISLPLKMKNKLSNDELKFVLYHELSHYKNRDVLINYIICMFEIIYWFNPAVWIAFKKMKTEREIVCDRAVLNIISEDNYADYGMTIINFIERIPGKISFNFAADMGGNRPEIYKRIEAIAYFTKTTFSCRIKNAAAFIAMFVLIISQASSISVMAMDSVSESKSGNIVNDDLSAYFTGFDEGAFVMYSADDETYTVYNEETARKRVSPNSTYKIYSALFALESGVIEGKNSDIKWDGKLNYFEEWNKDQDLNSAMKNSVNWYFEELNKRLGFENVKRYFGKIGYGNCDFSGGEDEFWAESSLKISPFEQVDLLKKLFDYDMDFDERNIGDVINSIKISENGENILYGKTGTGNINGNDVNGWFVGCVENSGSKYIFAVNIRNKENADGAEAAKIALEILADKGIYTE
- a CDS encoding penicillin-binding transpeptidase domain-containing protein, producing the protein MKLKLNITAAIFIIIFAALLSRVAYFKICYRNEYETRSKLQSLGGFDKTIPARRGEILDRNSVKLAVSVPVYSVILEPVTISQLNDKEQIKIFNLLEKTLPLENGSLENILSKDSEGNLINNTYYYPVAKNVSYDKATEIENQNLTGVWLEEKQKRKYPFGSLAAHVIGFVKGENISGLEKIYNSALEGYDGRQFRIIEGSKTIPQNYSPKNGFSIVTTIDQNIQKIAENGVRNAMEEFPCETASVIIMNPNTGEILAMADSNQFDLNNPSKPNNVSEENFYNMPYEKQSEYLNNMWKNFNVTNTFEPGSIFKPMVIAAALDEGIITPESTFYCNGYKQVEDRKIHCIRRSGHGSETLEEVISNSCNSAMMDIVEIMGNSIFYKYQTDFGFGEKTGIDLPHEESCINLLYKCEELGPVELATSSFGQSFNCTPIQAITAFSVLASGGSLMKPYVVSKVVDEYGNAVLENKPQTVRKVISKESCAIVNKYLQSVIDSGTGKKAKIDGYYIAGKSGTGEQGKRGDDLYTITFAGFLPAENPKVAALVVIDKPFEYSDGVTTAAPAFREVMLGLIDYMEIPPSVKMPESENSAGISLKDFTGLPLDEALEYINKNGLKHKIVGNGNTVANQFPKEGTLVNNNTEILIYVS